From the genome of Phoenix dactylifera cultivar Barhee BC4 chromosome 5, palm_55x_up_171113_PBpolish2nd_filt_p, whole genome shotgun sequence:
CTTGGCACACATGTTAAATATTTGATGGCTTTGTCTAGTGTCATCTCCTAGTTATGTGGATGTTAATTACTTATATGAGTATAGTTATATAAACACGATCTCAATGATCTCAATGGATCGTTATGATTTATGCAAGTGAGACTTTTATGAACACGATCAGAATGCTGACATGTTGGCACTTGCACAATCATGCATGTGTTGGCAACATGCCAAGGCAAGTGCACTCAAGTAAGAGAAATGTGCCATGCATGTTAGAGCATTTGGATTGATGACTGTGTTTTTATTTCTTGGCATTTCTATTTTGAAAAATGTTCAAATATAATGAATAGAATTTTATCTGCACTTTCAGTTAATTCACTTTATATCTTCATAGGGAGCTGCTGTCATTTGTATCTTCAAAAAGGAATCCTTCTGTGCTTCTTTTGATGTTCAtactttcctctctctctctctctctcttgtgtaTGTGTCATGTTTGGATAGActtaccttcctctctctctcttgtgtaTGTGTCATGTTTGGATAGActtacctctctctctctctctctctctctctcatgcatgCATTTGCTAATGTGATATTATATGGACAGTTTGACCAAGTGAGCAAATGGCTATATCCTTTATAATGACCATCTTACCCTTTTTAGGGTTCTTAGCCTCACTATTATCCTTCTGTTTACATATTTACATGCCCCCACAGTGCGTTGCGTTCTTTTTCCCCACAGGCATCAATATCAGAACAAATATTTGCCTTTAAACTCAATATAACCATTAAGTATTGTGCTTATAAAGATTATTCATATCCTAATGCTATATGAATTATCTTCTGTAATAAAGATCAACTCCTTTTCCTGTATTTGAAAGTTTTCTATTTGTGTATATTTTAAAGTATGATGTACTGGAGGCTGTTAGATGAATGTACTATTATGCAGCTTGTAAAGGCTTGCAGGGTTTTTGGATGTTAAGGAAAGTAATTAATATTATTGGCAGTAATCCATGGGCTTACAGGATAACAGTTAGAATAGGAACACCAACTTGTACTGGTTTAGTTTCCTGTATTTTCCATGCTAAAAGAGTCTTTTCCTTGTATGAAGTTCGACACGTGTGCTAAAATTAACCCTATATTAATACTGCTGCATACCCATGCTCAAGAGCCTGCATGTACTTTCTGCAACAGTTCATGCTTAACTTTTGTTGTATCTTTCATAATTAGGTGTCTCTCTTGACTCTTATATTGTGCTCTTGATCTCAAAATTTGTAGTGCAGGTCAGGGTCTGTTGGGAGAAGACAACTGCTAATGTATATGCAATGAAGAAGCTTAAGAAATCAGAAATGCTACGACGAGGCCAGGTGTGACATGCTTTGAACATGATTTCTCAATATTCATCTTTAGaatatcattttaaaattttttccaGGTTGAACATGTTAAAGCTGAAAGGAATCTTCTTGCGGAGGTTGATAGCAATTGCATAGTGAAACTTTATTGTTCCTTCCAAGATAATGAGTATCTATATCTTATTATGGAGTACCTACCTGGTGGGGACATGATGACGTTGCTTATGCGGAAGGATACACTCACTGAGGATGAGGCTAGATTTTATATTGGTGAGGCAGTTCTTGCTATTGAATCTATCCACAAACACAGCTACATTCACAGGTTTGTTTAAATTGTAGTGAATACACTTTGGAGCCTTTGCCATTTTGAGATTTCTGCAAGTGATaaccttttcttttgtgtcattcAGGGATATCAAGCCTGATAATCTGTTGCTGGACAGATATGGTCACCTgaaattgtcagattttggaTTATGTAAACCTTTAGACTGCAGTAACTTTCCAGATTTACAAGAAAAGGATATTACACTAGGAAAGAGCTGTAGTGGTTCTTTACAAAGTCCTTCTTTACCAAAGCGCACACAACAGGAACAATTAGAGCATTGGCAAAGGAACAGAAGGACACTGGTAAACCTCTTACGACCATGTGATTAGATTAATTGCCTAGCGATTAACTTCTCCAACCAAACAATCTGCAGTATAGGTTCTGTGCTAAATACTAGGCTGAGATCCATGGTTTTTGTCATGCAAATCACAAATAAAACTAATCTAATAGTTTCCGTGACTTGCAATTCTACTCTTTTTTCCCACCCGGTGCACGCCATTTTAAATGTATCTGCTTACCTAGAGATGGTTATTCAAAGTTCTAAAGTAAGGTTTGTTGATTATAGTTATCCAGGCATGCTTCTTTAATAGCTGGGTAGTTTGTTGGTTTTGATTGTAGACATGCTATCAACAATATTATAAGCTCATGTATATGGTAGATGCTTACATACTTGAGTAAGAATGCACATGCATATGCACGTCTAATCATAAATGCAGAATATGCAACGGAAAACATGTATTTCATTAAATTTTTATCAACTGATTGAAAGTGTGAAAGCATCAATCGATGCTTCTTTTTACTCTAAGACATGTACAAAGTAAATAATTGGCCTATATATTCTGATTTGTTTGAGGTATTTGGATTATTGATGATTCAATTACAAATTCTATTATATGTTGGTCTTTTAATTTCATGCAAATGCAAGATACTGCTGATAATAAAAAGAAGGGAGGGGGCTACTGTCTACCAGTCTTCTTATTGTATGCCTTTGTTGTGCTCACATGCTACCATCTGAAAATACATCAACAAGTGATTTCAAATTGAATTACTATATACAAATTTTGTTCAAAGTGACAAGAGATTTATTTTTACAGCGCAAATTTCAAACAGCACAGTCTGACATTTAACTTATTATTGGATCAGGCCATTACTAATCACATTCACCAATTTTATGAAATGGATTTAACAATATAGATATGGCATATAAATTGATCTTCATGAGCGCTTGTTACAGATTTTCAGTTTTTGCTGATTAGCAGTGCTTGTCTGAAATATTTGGACATCTTTTTATGGACTGATTTAGTTTGGTTTATCTGGTCAGGGCCTTTTTGTTTTAGTCTGGCCAGACCCATGCACGCTTTAGGCTTGCATTAGCTTTCTGGACCAGTTTTCTGTGTCCCAAGTCAATCATGTTAGGTTACACAATTCTTCTGGCAAGTGCTATTAGATCAGGCCTCAACTGAGACATCTGCTTGTAGGTCTGGTGGACCGAATTCACTTTGACTGAATTTGGACTTGCATGCATTGATTGAGGTAACAGTGGCAGGTGAGTGCAGCAAGAACAGCTTCCCTGCAAACCGCCTGTTAATTTTTATGCCAGCAACAGACAGCCATTGACATGTGGCTAGCTAATTGTCCAGCAAAAAAGACCCACCTGTTTATCCAGTGGCTAGAAGTGTTGATGATCAATAAGGGAAATTTCTACTTAAGTGGCTAGCTAATTGTCTAGCAAACAAAATTCCTAGCTTTTGCATCTTTAAACCTCTCTTATTGGTTAATTCGCTATCAACTTTCTGTGCCAAAAATATCTTTGCCAGCTTATAGTCATTCAAATTATGAATCAATACTCCATGTCGAAAATATCTTTGCCAGATAGATAGAGCAGAAATCACATTGCCAAATTGTCAAGTGGTAAATCTGTTGTACATATTGCTCTGTGTATTTTCAAACGTTCTTGCTAAACTTGCAATTTTGTGGTTTTGTGGGTGCCTAGGATAGGACTTTCCTACATTATCTTGTTTCCCTGAAATCATTGCCACTGGAAACTGCAGGCATACTCTACTGTCGGTACACCTGATTATATTGCTCCAGAAGTTTTACTGAAGAAGGGTTACGGGATGGAATGTGATTGGTAGGACTTATTTTGGCATTTTCTATTCCTTCCAGAATATTTCATTTCTTTAGGGTAGAAATTATGAGGTTTTTGTATTCTTATATAGGTGGTCGCTTGGAGCCATCATGTATGAAATGCTTGTGGGTTATCCTCCATTTTATTCTGATGAGCCTATGGCAACATGTAGgaaggtaaatttgaatttagacttctatataaaaaatattgctgctcctatctgctgctaTTGAAAAATGATTCAATATCTGATTAATTTAAGTATCTTGATAGTTGTTTTATATATTAAGTCACTGAAAAGTTTATTGCCTCCTATTCATTTTGTTGCAAGTgctaatggtttgaaacaggaaATCATTTTTACCTATGGATTCCTCATTGTTTTCATGAAAGTCCGCTTGCTATCTTTAGAGGTTTTTTAAACCTGTATCATGCATCAATGGCTCACTATATTTCTGGGGAATTGCATGTTGGAAATAAAAATGTTATGAGGTGGAAGATGTATATACCACTTGAATTGAACTGTCCTCATGTTTGAACCTTGAATCTTTAAATGGATTTAGTATTTTGGTGGTGTTCTCATGCATAGTTTCCCTACCTTGAAACCATCTGTCATATATATGGATATCATGTTCTAATCCATATTCTCTTATCTATGTCAGCTCTAGTAAGATATTCTTAGTTACTGAAATTACTTTCTTTTTGTATATGTGTGTTGGTAACATGTCCTTTATTAGTAGTGGCATTATTATATCAAAAGTTCATTTACAAAGTTTTTACACATCAAAGATCATTTTACCTTTATAAATCTTTCCTAACACAATTTCCTTCTTTTccataataaatttattttagattttatttttattgattcataCAGATAGTAAATTGGAGAACACACCTAAAATTTCCAGAAGAAGCAAAGCTATCTGCAGAAGCAAAAGATCTTATCAGTAAGCTCTTATGCAATGTTGACCAACGGCTTGGCACAAAAGGTGCCAATGAAATAAAGGTTGTTGTGCATGCTTTCTTCGAATTACGGACTTGTTCAAAAAGGGTCTTTACCGAAGGGCTTTGTGCTTACCTTTATTTTTCTGGCAATTTAGGCTCACTCTTGGTTTAAAGGCATTGAGTGGGAcagattatatcaaatggagGCTGCATTTATACCTGAAGTTAAGGATGAGTTAGATACCcaaaactttgaaaagtttGAAGAGGTAGATTGTCTATCTAAATGGCTAATTTTTCTGATAGTCTTAAACAATCTAAATACAGTGTACATTTTCATCTGTGTCTTGCAGTCTGGGgaccagattcagacttcatcaAAGTCAGGCCCTTGGAGAAAGGTAAATATATTTATAGGATGTTGTTTTTGTTATCTGCTTGCAGTCTTTGTTCAACTTATTCTTGAATCGCATATCTTATATATTAATTCGTTCATTCAGTCAATTAAGGTTGCATGATTCTGAAAATTATTCATGAAATATATGAATCACAAGTGCAATATGCATGCACAATTTTAAGGATGAAAAGACAGCTTAGGTATGACCATAGAGTATCTGATAAATGTGAAGTCCGAACATAGAAAAAGGTTTATTGTGGAACTATGAAATATTATGCTTAGGGTCTCCCCCTCATATTAGAGGTTTAGTAGATGAATATGTAATATTGGATCCAATTGCAAAAATAGTTTATTTACACAGTTTGATAGTGCCCAAAATGGACAGTATTAATGCTAGCTCTTCATCAACATATTGAGTGGTGAAACATAGCTCATGTGTTATCTAAGCTTAATGATGCTGAACTTCATGTTTTGTTTACAATATTCATGTTGATATTTCAAGTAATGCTTATAATGACTTCTCTTTAATTCCTTCAGATGCTTTCTTCAAAAGATTTGAATTTTGTGGGTTATACATACAAAAATTTCGAAAttgtcaatgatcatgaagtgCCTGGGATAGGTATGTATGCTTTAATCTTTGGAGCAGTATTTCACCTTATGCATATCCCTACTGTCCTAGCTTAAGAAGATATTTCTCTTCACTTTGTTCCCCCTCACTGTGAGGCTTCTGTCAGGTTTTGCACTGATATATTTTTGCTTTTGCTATTAGTGGTAAAATAGTTGCAAACCTGCTGTGCAAGGACTATATGCTGACTGGAAGCCCTGGAAAGTTCACCTAATTGTGATGTTCATACCATCATCAATAGCTTGAGATTTTGGGAGTAATAGTTCCTATAGAATTTTGCAGATCATATTGTAGATATATTACCTTTCCAGCAATTGGATAGCCCATGATCAGGGAGGATAAGCATAACAAAATGAGGTATATAACAAGAAAAAACATTATAGTGATCCAATGTCTACATGGCTCAGATTACAATGAAGCTGATGCTTGGGACTTTTCTTTCCTGAATCTGTAATTTGGGGGGTCAGTTCCCCTTTTTCCTACAGGAAAAAAGAAATACTAAAGTTAGCATAGAGGGCTAAAGATTACAGGATGTTCTTGGTGACATCAATGAGCCTAAAGGGTCTATTAACTGTTGGTCTGGACTGCAGTAGGATTGCTGCCTGAAGTGGGTTTGTTCATGGGTAGTTTgtaatcaagaaaaaatggagAATAATTTAACTGCAGAATGAATAATAGCTTAAAATTGTGTTAAGATCAAAGAAATTGGCTATGGAATCACTTGATGCTGTAATTTGTGTGCTTTGCTTGGGAGAGGAGTTATGGCACGATCAAAGGGAAGTGACTCTACCCTTGTGGGAAAGTATACTTCTGCTCTGGAATGAAACAAGCAAAATATACACGAGAATAAATCATCTTAATTCTCTTCTCTTGTATATTTTGCTTGTCTCATTCCATAAGTACACTGTCCTGTATGGCTTGAGTGATTTCCCTTTGATGGTTCATTACTTAtcgtaattattttaattacttGATCTCAAGAAAAGATTATCTTAGTTCATTTATTTGAATACAATGCTTATTGTCGATGCCCGGGCCAGTGGTAATTAATTATATGGGACCCAACTTTACAGCCTCAGACTCTCTCTAGTAGCGACTTTTTGTTCTCCTTCTAAAACAATATGCCCTTGGCATGTAGAGTCTAATTGTCTCTGAAAATTGACTGGTGGATATGAGAATAGGCTTCATGTAGACAGGATCAATAGGGTAAGCATTTGAGTACCAAAATCAGGCTGATTTATTAGGGATGAATCGTGCATCCTGTTAAACAGTCGCTtcatgaaggaagagagagagagaaagatagagagagtgagatagagagagagcatATTCTTTGGTGGACATAGGTACAGAAACATGGAACATGGGATAAGGGAAACAGTGAAGCATAAGAATAACAACAACTCGATGATGATTTTACTTTGTCCTGAAGAATCAGTGTAGGCCCAGATCATGAAAATGTATCAATAAATGGAAAATAATGGTGGAATTGATCTCGTGGTCATATTCTAATTACAGCTTTAACAAATCTGGGGATCTTTTGAATGTCTTAATTTTCAGCTTAAGGATATTCTAAGTAAAGGTGTACAGTTAAGAAAACTCATGATGGTTTTTCTTACATACCCATTTATGATGGTGTTTCCGTAATTATCAGGCTAAGGATTAACTACTAGCTACCTATAGTCATTAAAGGTTTTGCTGGCTGGGAGATAGAATCCTGGAGCCCCTGACAAGATGAATTTAAGAAAATGTCTTCGATTCTGACCAGAAGATGTTGTTTTCCGATTATTTTGAGGTTCCTGCTAGAATTTTAACTGGTCAAGAAGTTGTAAATTAACGAAGGCACAATATCTAGAATAGAAGCTCAGCAGTGGTTTACTTCTTTAAGCTCctgtcttaattttttttttcttttatagaatGCACCGCATTGAATACTAACAACGCCAACACTAGGCACATGGCTTTCTACTTTGTTGAGATTTTTTCCCCCCTTAA
Proteins encoded in this window:
- the LOC103703922 gene encoding serine/threonine-protein kinase tricornered-like isoform X1, with the protein product MDSARSWFHKFQPRDKSAAKKKEATANGKEGSDEAPSNATKQRAAAAKQYIENHYKEQMKNLQERKERRYNLEKKLADSDVSEEEHNNILKHLEKKETEYMRLQRHKMGVDDFELLTMIGKGAFGEVRVCWEKTTANVYAMKKLKKSEMLRRGQVEHVKAERNLLAEVDSNCIVKLYCSFQDNEYLYLIMEYLPGGDMMTLLMRKDTLTEDEARFYIGEAVLAIESIHKHSYIHRDIKPDNLLLDRYGHLKLSDFGLCKPLDCSNFPDLQEKDITLGKSCSGSLQSPSLPKRTQQEQLEHWQRNRRTLAYSTVGTPDYIAPEVLLKKGYGMECDWWSLGAIMYEMLVGYPPFYSDEPMATCRKIVNWRTHLKFPEEAKLSAEAKDLISKLLCNVDQRLGTKGANEIKAHSWFKGIEWDRLYQMEAAFIPEVKDELDTQNFEKFEESGDQIQTSSKSGPWRKMLSSKDLNFVGYTYKNFEIVNDHEVPGIAELKKKGKSKRPTIKSLFESSETEDQPEECVQGSFLNLLPSQLEVSKSQNSSSP
- the LOC103703922 gene encoding serine/threonine-protein kinase tricornered-like isoform X2 — translated: MDSARSWFHKFQPRDKSAAKKKEATANGKEGSDEAPSNATKQRAAAAKQYIENHYKEQMKNLQERKERRYNLEKKLADSDVSEEEHNNILKHLEKKETEYMRLQRHKMGVDDFELLTMIGKGAFGEVRVCWEKTTANVYAMKKLKKSEMLRRGQVEHVKAERNLLAEVDSNCIVKLYCSFQDNEYLYLIMEYLPGGDMMTLLMRKDTLTEDEARFYIGEAVLAIESIHKHSYIHRDIKPDNLLLDRYGHLKLSDFGLCKPLDCSNFPDLQEKDITLGKSCSGSLQSPSLPKRTQQEQLEHWQRNRRTLAYSTVGTPDYIAPEVLLKKGYGMECDWWSLGAIMYEMLVGYPPFYSDEPMATCRKIVNWRTHLKFPEEAKLSAEAKDLISKLLCNVDQRLGTKGANEIKAHSWFKGIEWDRLYQMEAAFIPEVKDELDTQNFEKFEESGDQIQTSSKSGPWRKLN